From the Patagioenas fasciata isolate bPatFas1 chromosome Z, bPatFas1.hap1, whole genome shotgun sequence genome, one window contains:
- the TRIM14 gene encoding LOW QUALITY PROTEIN: tripartite motif-containing protein 14 (The sequence of the model RefSeq protein was modified relative to this genomic sequence to represent the inferred CDS: inserted 2 bases in 1 codon; deleted 1 base in 1 codon; substituted 3 bases at 3 genomic stop codons) gives MELKHSMSKEMSKTLDLFSLQQRLSTVYSSLRGAHREDEATTLLGGHSETITAHFPDHVPDGGSCLSVQLPQHRFCPSHAHLESGAVLANTCCRARSAESGHNPPLSPWGSASDPLRCPPSRKSKWHDEAVSHGHHFPCAPAGHMHLAALGAATACLLELAIPARLAAGTAAAMKLEKPRAPAPRARVCGVDAGRPLELFCEDCGRCVCALCLTLVPHCRHSVRLMTHAVSHNQELMALCLKDLEERKEQEAGNRKRIEQAANDLKTHAIMSKRQLSGKLAELQLLLQKEESLAKNFIDEKTWQVLEAHDQQLESCQQKLTAPETFSCRIRQIQLYSDPVQLLEQYKEIEKEMQETRHLLEQWYPIPFSFEHILNHYKHFVTILQSILQKPLEDQLKRGVFSSLNATAKKEPGPVLKTASPVDXFFFFLKTXVSLNKNARSPTWEYDSIGLKLSDDRLVVSCDWRIFYPCCPQRSDKLWQVLSRDAFLSGSHYWEADLLHAGAXWWIGAAYLSIGRKGDSEACWLGWNRASLCLKKFDXWAFHKGERIPILIEDDPDCIGIFLDYETGILSFYSVTDGMAHLHTFHCKFTEPVYPALRLWEGSTGVCKLM, from the exons ATGGAGCTGAAACACAGCATGTCCAAAGAGATGTCGAAGACACTGGACTTGTTCAGCCTTCAGCAGAGACTCAGTACTGTCTACAGCTCCCTTAGGGGAGCACATAGAGAAGATGAGGCCACAACTCTCCTTGGAGGGCACAGTGAAACAAT AACAGCCCATTTTCCAGACCATGTACCAGACGGAGGCAGCTGCCTGTCTGTTCAGCTCCCGCAGCACCGGTTCTGCCCCTCTCATGCGCACCTGGAGTCAGGTGCAGTTCTTGCCAACACCTGCTGCCGGGCACGGAGCGCTGAATCAGGACATAACCCACCGCTGTCACCGTGGGGCTCAGCGTCGGACCCGCTCCGCTGCCCGCCCTCTCGGAAGAGCAAGTGGCACGACGAGGCCGTCAGCCACGGGCACCACTTCCCCTGCGCGCCCGCGGGCCATATGCATCTCGCTGCTCTGGGCGCAGCCACCGCTTGCCTTTTGGAGCTCGCCATCCCTGCCCGACTCGCAGCCGGCACCGCGGCCGCCATGAAGCTGGAGAAGCCGCGGGCCCCGGCCCCAAGGGCGCGGGTTTGCGGCGTCGACGCGGGGCGGCCGCTGGAACTGTTTTGCGAGGACTGCGGCCGCTGCGTCTGCGCCCTCTGCCTGACCCTGGTTCCACACTGCAGACACAGTGTCCGCCTGATGACCCACGCCGTCAGCCACAACCAG GAACTGATGGCATTGTGTTTGAAGGAtctagaagagagaaaagagcaaGAAGCTggtaacagaaaaagaatagagCAGGCTGCTAATGATCTTAAG ACACATGCCATTATGAGCAAAAGGCAGCTATCAGGCAAACTGGCTGAGCTACAATTACTACTTCAGAAAGAGGAAAGTCTGGCAAAG AACTTCATTGACGAAAAAACTTGGCAAGTCCTTGAAGCACATGATCAGCAGTTGGAGTCCTGTCAACAAAAGCTTACAGCCCCGGAGACATTTTCATGTAGAATCAGACAAATACAGCTGTACAGTGATCCTGTTCAGTTGCTGGAG CAGTACAAAGAAATTGAGAAGGAAATGCAGGAGACCAGGCATCTGTTAGAACAGTGGTATCCAATACCTTTCTCGTTTGAGCACATATTGAACCATTATAAACACTTCGTGACAATTCTTCAGTCCATTCTACAGAAACCACTAGAAGACCAGCTTAAAAGAG GTGTTTTCAGTAGCCTTAATGCCACTGCAAAGAAGGAGCCTGGACCAGTGTTGAAAACCGCGTCTCctgttgattgattttttttttttcttaaaacataaGTGTCATTGAACAAAA ATGCAAGATCACCAACCTGGGAATATGATAGCATAGGGCTGAAATTGTCTGATGACCGTCTTGTAGTAAGCTGTGACTGGAGAATATTTTACCCTTGTTGTCCCCAGAGATCTGATAAATTATGGCAAGTGCTAAGCAGAGATGCATTCCTCTCTGGGAGCCACTACTGGGAAGCTGACCTACTTCATGCTGGAGCAtgatggtggattggtgcagccTACCTTTCCATTGGTAGGAAAGGAGACTCTGAAGCCTGTTGGCTGGGCTGGAATAGAGCATCTTTGTGCCTTAAGAAGTTTGA CTGGGCATTTCACAAGGGGGAGAGAATCCCTATCCTGATAGAAGATGATCCTGATTGCATTGGTATTTTTCTGGATTATGAAACAGGAATCCTTTCATTCTACAGTGTTACTGATGGTATGGCTCATCTGCATACATTCCACTGCAAGTTCACAGAACCAGTTTACCCAGCCTTGAGGCTCTGGGAAGGGTCCACTGGAGTATGCAAACTAATGTAG